One stretch of Mycolicibacterium fallax DNA includes these proteins:
- a CDS encoding DUF3556 domain-containing protein produces MGFTSPDLPKVDPAEWRRGTRAQRLRPMARHIAERGMGYPDVFYPLYAVKIVGYILGGLAFALATKGIDGWANIGQWWAEPIVFQKVVLWSMLFEVLGLGCGFGPLTGKVMPPLGSPLYWLRTGTVRLPPWPGRIPGTAGDRRSVGDVLLYAGLLAAVISALLSDGTGPVAGLDSAVGQLPGWKALLVVALLALIGLRDKTIFLAARGEVYGTLTLMFLIPGVTMIVGAKFVLLAIWLGAAVSKMNRHFPYVIATMMANNPFIRFKALRRMFFRRYPDDLQPSWIPRMLAHIGTAIELLVPPVLFFSHGGVVTYVGAAVLILLHLIILCSIPLGVPLEWNVFMIFSVATLFVDKAAIGPADMVFPWAWLVIAVMTVVVVTVVIGNLFPKRVSFLPGMRYYAGNWDVSVWCVTESAAQKISDARIGLGLLPHKQIEKFYGAEDSEVPKELALAFRVMFANGRALLTLLGRVLPAGREKDYAILEGEQFCAYAVGWNFGDGHLHNEQLVAALQARCGFEPEEVRVILVDGQPIHRQSHEYRLVDAATGEFERGTFQVADTCARQPWQDDVPVRLR; encoded by the coding sequence ATGGGTTTTACCAGTCCCGATCTGCCGAAGGTGGATCCCGCCGAATGGCGCCGGGGAACTCGCGCACAACGGTTGCGACCGATGGCGCGGCACATCGCCGAGCGCGGCATGGGCTATCCCGACGTCTTCTATCCGCTCTACGCCGTCAAGATCGTCGGGTACATCCTCGGCGGCTTGGCGTTCGCCCTGGCCACCAAGGGTATTGACGGCTGGGCCAACATCGGGCAGTGGTGGGCCGAACCGATCGTCTTCCAGAAGGTCGTGCTCTGGTCGATGCTCTTCGAGGTGCTCGGCCTCGGCTGCGGCTTCGGTCCACTGACCGGCAAGGTGATGCCGCCACTGGGCTCGCCGCTGTACTGGCTGCGCACCGGCACCGTGCGGCTGCCGCCGTGGCCCGGCCGGATTCCCGGGACCGCGGGCGACCGCCGCAGCGTGGGCGACGTGCTGCTGTACGCCGGCCTGCTGGCCGCGGTGATCTCCGCGTTGCTCTCGGACGGCACCGGCCCGGTCGCCGGACTGGATTCGGCGGTGGGACAGCTGCCGGGCTGGAAGGCCCTGCTGGTGGTGGCGTTGCTCGCGCTGATCGGCCTGCGGGACAAGACCATCTTCCTGGCCGCCCGCGGTGAGGTGTACGGCACGCTGACGCTGATGTTCCTCATCCCGGGCGTCACCATGATCGTCGGCGCAAAGTTCGTGCTGCTGGCGATCTGGCTGGGCGCGGCGGTGTCGAAGATGAACCGGCACTTCCCGTACGTCATCGCCACCATGATGGCCAACAATCCGTTCATCCGGTTCAAGGCGCTGCGGCGGATGTTCTTTCGCCGCTATCCCGATGACCTGCAGCCCAGCTGGATCCCGAGAATGCTCGCCCACATCGGCACGGCGATCGAACTGCTGGTTCCGCCGGTGCTGTTCTTCTCCCACGGTGGGGTGGTGACCTACGTCGGAGCCGCCGTGCTGATCCTGCTGCACCTGATCATCCTGTGCTCGATTCCGCTCGGCGTGCCGCTGGAGTGGAACGTCTTCATGATCTTCTCGGTGGCAACGCTGTTCGTGGACAAGGCGGCAATCGGCCCGGCGGACATGGTGTTTCCCTGGGCATGGCTGGTTATCGCCGTGATGACGGTTGTCGTCGTCACGGTCGTGATCGGGAACCTGTTCCCGAAGCGGGTGTCATTCCTGCCGGGCATGCGCTACTACGCCGGCAACTGGGATGTCTCGGTGTGGTGCGTGACCGAATCGGCGGCGCAGAAGATCTCCGACGCGCGGATCGGGCTGGGCCTGTTGCCGCACAAGCAGATTGAAAAGTTCTACGGTGCCGAGGATTCCGAGGTGCCCAAGGAACTCGCGCTGGCCTTCCGGGTGATGTTCGCCAACGGGCGAGCGCTGCTGACCCTGCTGGGGCGGGTGCTTCCGGCCGGGCGCGAGAAGGACTACGCGATCCTCGAAGGTGAGCAGTTCTGCGCCTACGCGGTCGGCTGGAACTTCGGCGACGGACACCTGCACAACGAGCAATTGGTGGCGGCGCTGCAGGCCCGCTGCGGGTTCGAGCCCGAAGAGGTGCGGGTGATCCTGGTCGACGGCCAACCGATCCACCGGCAATCGCACGAATACCGCCTGGTCGACGCCGCGACAGGGGAATTCGAGCGCGGCACCTTCCAGGTTGCTGACACCTGCGCGCGTCAGCCCTGGCAGGACGACGTGCCGGTGCGACTGCGTTAG
- the poxB gene encoding ubiquinone-dependent pyruvate dehydrogenase, translated as MARTVSQLILDTVKAAGVQRIYGLPGDSLNAFTDALRRDGTLDWVHVRHEEAAGFAAGAEAALTGNLAVCAASCGPGNLHLINGLFDAHRSGVPVLAIASHIPSAEIGSGYFQETHPQNLFAECSVYSELVSHVDQLPYLLDIAIRAALDRRGVAVLTIPGDILAAKIDVDAPAGPITAGSGARLPDPIELGRAVELLNSARSVTILAGAGCQGAHAELLTVAELLQAPVVHTLRGKEFVEYDNPYDVGMTGLLGFRSGYDAMADADVLLMLGTDFPYRQFYPPRARVIQIDLRGEHIGRRTRVDVALVGSVKDTLTQLNTTLRPHADSAHLQRSRQTYLRTREQLDRVAGGDRDRTPVLPELLARRVDALAADDAVFIADVGTPVIWAARYLRMNGRRRLLGSFNHGSMANAVPQAIGAAAGNPGRQVVTLSGDGGLSMMLGDLLTLVQADLPVKMIVFNNGALSFVEIEMKAAGIVNYGTGLDNPVFAEVARAMGIHASRVERPSEIDAALDAAFAHPGPALVEVLTARQELSIPPTITAAQLAGFSLWATKTLLSGRGDELIDLAKTNLGARLHRRTSD; from the coding sequence ATGGCGCGAACCGTGTCCCAGCTGATCCTCGACACCGTCAAAGCCGCTGGCGTGCAACGCATCTACGGGTTGCCGGGCGACTCCCTGAACGCCTTCACCGACGCGTTGCGCCGGGACGGCACGCTGGACTGGGTCCACGTGCGGCACGAGGAGGCCGCCGGGTTCGCCGCCGGCGCCGAGGCCGCCCTGACCGGGAACCTGGCGGTCTGCGCGGCCAGCTGCGGACCGGGCAACCTGCATCTGATCAACGGACTGTTCGACGCGCACCGCAGCGGGGTGCCGGTGCTGGCGATCGCCTCGCACATCCCCAGCGCCGAGATCGGCAGCGGCTACTTCCAGGAGACCCACCCGCAGAACCTGTTCGCCGAGTGCAGCGTGTACAGCGAACTGGTCTCGCACGTCGACCAGCTGCCATACCTGCTCGACATCGCGATCCGGGCGGCACTGGACCGGCGCGGGGTCGCGGTGCTGACCATCCCCGGCGACATCCTGGCCGCCAAGATCGACGTTGACGCACCGGCCGGGCCGATCACCGCCGGCTCCGGGGCCCGGCTGCCCGATCCGATCGAGTTGGGTCGCGCGGTCGAACTGCTGAACTCCGCGCGATCGGTGACCATCCTGGCCGGCGCCGGCTGCCAGGGCGCCCACGCCGAACTGCTCACCGTCGCAGAGCTGCTGCAGGCCCCGGTCGTACACACCCTGCGTGGCAAGGAGTTCGTCGAATACGACAACCCGTACGACGTCGGCATGACCGGGTTGCTGGGCTTTCGATCCGGCTATGACGCGATGGCCGACGCCGACGTCCTGCTGATGCTGGGCACCGACTTCCCCTACCGACAGTTCTATCCCCCGCGCGCGCGGGTCATTCAAATCGACCTGCGCGGTGAACACATCGGCCGCCGCACCAGGGTGGACGTCGCCCTGGTCGGATCGGTGAAAGACACCCTGACGCAGCTGAATACGACGCTGCGCCCGCATGCCGATTCCGCGCATCTGCAGCGATCACGGCAGACCTACCTGCGCACCCGGGAACAGCTGGACCGGGTTGCCGGCGGTGACCGCGATCGCACCCCGGTGCTGCCGGAGCTGCTGGCCCGGCGGGTCGACGCGCTGGCCGCCGACGACGCGGTGTTCATCGCCGACGTCGGCACCCCGGTCATCTGGGCGGCGCGCTACCTGCGGATGAACGGTCGCCGCAGGCTGCTCGGATCTTTCAATCACGGCAGCATGGCCAACGCGGTGCCGCAGGCGATCGGCGCTGCGGCCGGCAATCCCGGTCGCCAGGTCGTCACGCTGTCCGGCGACGGCGGGCTGTCGATGATGCTCGGCGACCTGCTCACCCTGGTCCAGGCGGACCTGCCGGTGAAGATGATCGTGTTCAACAACGGTGCGCTGAGCTTCGTCGAAATCGAGATGAAAGCCGCCGGGATCGTGAACTACGGCACCGGGCTGGACAATCCGGTGTTCGCCGAGGTGGCCCGGGCGATGGGCATCCATGCCAGCCGGGTGGAACGGCCCAGCGAAATCGACGCCGCACTGGACGCGGCGTTCGCCCATCCGGGTCCGGCGCTGGTCGAGGTGCTCACCGCGCGCCAGGAGTTGTCCATTCCGCCCACCATCACCGCCGCGCAGCTGGCCGGCTTCTCGCTGTGGGCCACCAAGACCCTGCTGTCGGGCCGCGGCGATGAGCTGATCGACCTGGCCAAGACCAACCTGGGCGCACGGCTGCACCGGCGCACGTCCGACTAA
- a CDS encoding TetR/AcrR family transcriptional regulator, giving the protein MATRVKGATINAMSARARTYGGATAGERQARRRGALIDAATDVIAESGVAGLTVRGVCVAARLNDRYFYESFANTDDLLVAAFDTQMTAAAAEMVAALSASPPDPLLRARAAIASGLGYLTADPRRGHLLIESQATEALRARRREVIGTLAAIMAEQGRALLPIENPLDTDIDLAAWTLVAGGLDLVTGWLRGEVEVDRAHLEEFLVAMVTARRLA; this is encoded by the coding sequence ATGGCTACGCGGGTCAAGGGTGCGACAATCAACGCCATGTCGGCCCGGGCGCGCACCTACGGCGGAGCCACCGCCGGTGAGCGCCAAGCCCGCCGCCGCGGCGCACTCATCGACGCCGCCACCGACGTGATCGCCGAGTCCGGGGTGGCCGGCCTGACCGTCCGGGGCGTGTGCGTCGCGGCCCGGCTCAACGACCGGTACTTCTACGAAAGCTTCGCCAACACCGATGACCTTCTCGTCGCGGCCTTCGACACCCAGATGACCGCCGCGGCAGCTGAAATGGTGGCAGCTCTCTCCGCGAGCCCGCCCGATCCCCTGCTGCGGGCCCGTGCGGCCATCGCCAGCGGCCTGGGTTACCTGACCGCGGATCCGCGTCGGGGCCACCTGCTGATCGAGTCGCAGGCCACCGAGGCACTGCGGGCCCGCCGCCGCGAGGTGATCGGGACATTGGCCGCCATCATGGCCGAGCAGGGCCGCGCCCTGCTGCCCATCGAGAACCCGCTCGACACCGACATCGACCTGGCCGCCTGGACTTTGGTGGCCGGCGGTTTGGACCTGGTGACCGGTTGGCTGCGCGGTGAGGTCGAGGTCGACCGCGCGCACCTGGAGGAGTTTCTGGTCGCGATGGTGACCGCCCGCCGGCTCGCCTGA
- a CDS encoding oxygenase MpaB family protein gives MGSTAPKLPNPAALSDFPFNVFVRLLADGDVRATAAQRGSFRRFTDLGDPLADDVVAMIAAMPPRLGRAMFETAVERGIDAVPDPPPELVAFFAQVDDQPYWLDYDKLALAARVSMRTGLVGIGLALPGLALTGGYLAAKADKPLVGTGDLHRMAPRRLNETATWYIDVTSPGGLRRFAPGFTGTLRVRLMHAQVRAAMHRRADWDYDNWDAPINQVQLAGTLMLFSLANLAGCQAMGMRFSDRERDAVYHFWRYVGILMGVHPELVPTCEADTWRLFWLEADTEFAPDEDSARLAAALHDRREDGWQTEAARAYLSAYSRLMLGRSNADRLGLADNKPLQAAVVATAAVNRVFDYHRVVPGMTRLAEEMGQRARRGFIARGLKASGGDRSYRRHDSLTE, from the coding sequence ATGGGGTCCACCGCACCGAAGTTGCCGAATCCGGCTGCGCTGTCGGACTTCCCGTTCAACGTGTTCGTCCGGTTGCTGGCCGACGGCGATGTGCGGGCGACCGCCGCGCAGCGCGGATCCTTCCGACGCTTCACCGACCTCGGTGACCCGCTGGCCGACGACGTCGTGGCGATGATCGCGGCGATGCCGCCTCGGCTGGGCCGGGCGATGTTCGAGACCGCAGTGGAGCGCGGTATCGACGCGGTGCCAGATCCGCCGCCGGAATTGGTGGCGTTCTTTGCCCAGGTCGACGACCAGCCGTACTGGCTGGACTACGACAAGCTCGCGCTGGCCGCCCGGGTCAGCATGCGCACCGGTTTGGTGGGGATCGGGCTTGCGCTGCCGGGGCTGGCGCTGACCGGGGGGTACCTCGCCGCCAAGGCAGACAAGCCGCTGGTGGGCACCGGGGATCTGCACCGGATGGCACCGCGGCGCCTCAACGAGACCGCCACCTGGTACATCGACGTGACCTCGCCGGGCGGATTGCGCCGATTCGCCCCGGGGTTCACCGGAACGCTCCGGGTCCGATTGATGCACGCGCAGGTACGCGCGGCGATGCATCGCCGCGCGGATTGGGACTACGACAACTGGGACGCACCCATCAATCAGGTGCAGCTGGCCGGCACGCTGATGCTGTTCTCGCTGGCGAACCTGGCCGGTTGCCAGGCGATGGGGATGCGGTTCTCCGATCGGGAACGCGATGCGGTGTACCACTTCTGGCGTTACGTCGGGATCCTGATGGGGGTGCATCCGGAGCTGGTGCCCACCTGCGAGGCCGATACCTGGCGGTTGTTCTGGCTGGAGGCCGACACCGAGTTCGCCCCCGACGAGGATTCGGCGCGGCTGGCCGCGGCCCTGCATGATCGCCGCGAGGACGGTTGGCAGACCGAGGCGGCCCGGGCCTACCTGTCGGCCTACAGCCGGCTGATGCTCGGCCGCAGCAACGCCGACCGGCTCGGCCTGGCCGACAACAAGCCGTTGCAGGCGGCGGTCGTGGCCACCGCGGCCGTCAACCGGGTCTTCGACTACCACCGGGTGGTGCCGGGAATGACCCGATTGGCCGAGGAGATGGGGCAGCGAGCCCGGCGAGGATTCATCGCCCGCGGCCTCAAGGCCAGTGGCGGCGACCGGTCCTACCGCCGCCACGACAGCCTGACCGAGTGA
- a CDS encoding MFS transporter, which yields MDIDAIGTARRWSILAIALSATLFSNVFINGMAFLIPTLHSQRGLDLAHAGLVSAMPAFGMVMTLIVWGYVVDRIGERTVLTVGSALTAAAGFAAAAADSLPAVQVWLFLGGMAAASSNSASARMVVGWFPPQTRGLAMGIRQTAQPLGVGLGALVIPQIAATHGVSAALLFPAAVCAVAAVLSGVGLLDPPRPDRADAHPDELANPYRGSNTLGRIHLVSVLLVVPQALVWTFTLVWLIADRGWSAPAAGAVVTAAQLLGAAGRIAAGRWSDRVGSRLRPIRVIAAAAAVSMALLAITEVFDSPWSVVIMLVASMVTVSDNGLAFTAIAEIAGPFWSGRALGVQNTSQLFAAGVVPPAFGALITSAGYAAAFGVCAVFPLLALPFIPVAADPLRD from the coding sequence ATGGATATCGACGCGATCGGCACCGCCCGACGCTGGTCGATTCTGGCGATCGCGCTGAGCGCGACGCTGTTCAGCAACGTCTTCATCAACGGCATGGCCTTTCTCATCCCGACGTTGCACAGTCAGCGCGGCCTGGACCTGGCCCACGCCGGGTTGGTGTCGGCCATGCCGGCCTTCGGCATGGTGATGACGCTGATCGTCTGGGGCTACGTGGTGGACCGGATCGGCGAGCGCACCGTGCTCACCGTCGGATCGGCACTGACCGCGGCGGCCGGATTTGCCGCCGCGGCAGCGGATTCCCTTCCGGCCGTGCAGGTCTGGCTGTTCCTCGGCGGGATGGCCGCGGCCAGCAGCAACTCGGCCAGCGCGCGGATGGTGGTGGGGTGGTTCCCGCCGCAGACCCGCGGGCTGGCCATGGGCATCCGCCAGACCGCGCAACCCCTCGGGGTCGGGCTCGGCGCCCTGGTGATCCCGCAGATCGCCGCCACCCACGGGGTGTCGGCCGCGCTGCTGTTCCCGGCGGCGGTGTGCGCGGTGGCGGCGGTGTTGTCGGGCGTCGGACTGCTCGACCCGCCGCGTCCCGATCGCGCCGATGCGCACCCCGACGAGTTGGCCAACCCGTACCGGGGATCAAACACGCTGGGGCGGATCCACCTGGTCTCGGTGCTGCTGGTGGTTCCGCAGGCCCTGGTGTGGACCTTCACCCTGGTGTGGCTGATCGCCGACCGGGGCTGGTCGGCGCCGGCGGCCGGTGCGGTGGTCACCGCCGCGCAGTTGCTCGGTGCGGCCGGGCGGATCGCCGCGGGCCGGTGGTCGGACCGGGTCGGCTCCCGGCTGCGTCCGATCCGGGTGATCGCCGCGGCCGCCGCGGTGTCGATGGCGCTGCTGGCGATCACCGAGGTGTTTGACTCGCCGTGGTCGGTGGTCATCATGCTGGTGGCCTCGATGGTGACGGTGTCCGACAACGGCCTGGCCTTCACCGCCATCGCCGAGATCGCCGGCCCGTTCTGGAGTGGCCGGGCACTCGGGGTGCAGAACACCAGCCAGTTGTTCGCCGCGGGCGTGGTGCCGCCGGCCTTCGGGGCGCTGATCACCTCCGCCGGTTACGCGGCGGCGTTCGGGGTGTGCGCGGTGTTTCCGCTGCTGGCACTGCCGTTCATTCCGGTGGCCGCCGATCCGCTGCGCGACTGA
- a CDS encoding HNH endonuclease has translation MFELATSGVDLQDEAALVSGIAELERLKSQAAATQARLSAQLATVRHDAEVAAGVPAARRGRGLAAEIALARHDSPNRGNRHLGFAQALVHEMPHTLKALETGALSEWRATLIVRESACLEVGDRATLDAELCADPGALAGLGDGRIAAAAKAIAYRLDPHAVVDRAVKAEADRCVTIRPAPDNMVYLTALLPMAKGVSVYAALRRAADGNGDGRTRGQLMADALIERITGRPAQTPEPIAVSLVLSDQTLVGGNDPAVVPGFGPVPADIARSLIAAALDTPEVRATLRRLYAHPGSGALVAMESRSRLFPKGLATLIRFRDHSCRTPYCDAPIRHTDHITPATRGGPTSERNGQGTCEACNHNKQAAGWLVAPIDADRHTTELTTPTGHHYRSTAPPVLLGRKPLSPMEKCLFDTLRQQQAA, from the coding sequence ATGTTCGAGTTGGCGACGTCGGGGGTTGACCTGCAGGACGAGGCCGCGCTGGTATCCGGCATCGCCGAGCTCGAACGGCTGAAGTCGCAGGCCGCCGCGACGCAGGCCCGGCTGTCGGCTCAGTTGGCGACGGTGCGTCACGACGCCGAGGTCGCCGCCGGGGTGCCGGCCGCGCGGCGCGGGCGCGGGTTGGCCGCCGAGATCGCGCTGGCCCGCCACGATTCACCGAATCGGGGGAATCGGCATCTGGGTTTCGCCCAGGCCCTGGTCCATGAGATGCCGCACACCCTGAAGGCCCTGGAGACCGGGGCGCTCTCGGAGTGGCGCGCGACGCTGATCGTGCGGGAATCGGCCTGCCTGGAGGTCGGCGACCGCGCCACCCTCGATGCCGAGTTGTGTGCCGACCCTGGGGCGCTGGCGGGGCTGGGCGACGGACGAATCGCCGCGGCGGCCAAGGCCATCGCCTATCGGCTCGACCCGCATGCCGTTGTCGACCGCGCGGTGAAGGCCGAGGCCGACCGCTGCGTCACCATCCGGCCCGCACCGGACAACATGGTCTACCTGACAGCGCTGTTGCCGATGGCCAAGGGCGTTTCCGTCTATGCCGCGCTGCGCCGCGCCGCCGACGGCAACGGTGACGGGCGGACCCGCGGCCAGCTGATGGCCGACGCCCTCATCGAACGGATCACCGGCCGCCCCGCCCAGACACCCGAACCCATCGCGGTGAGCCTGGTCCTCTCCGATCAGACGCTGGTCGGCGGCAACGATCCGGCGGTGGTGCCCGGCTTCGGGCCGGTTCCCGCCGACATCGCTCGCAGCTTGATCGCCGCGGCGCTGGACACCCCGGAGGTCCGGGCGACGCTGCGCCGGCTCTACGCCCACCCCGGCAGCGGGGCGCTGGTGGCGATGGAGTCCAGGTCGCGGCTGTTCCCCAAGGGGCTGGCGACCTTGATCCGGTTTCGGGATCACTCCTGCCGAACGCCCTACTGCGATGCACCCATCCGTCACACCGACCACATCACCCCCGCCACCCGGGGCGGTCCGACCAGTGAGCGCAACGGCCAGGGCACCTGCGAAGCGTGCAATCACAACAAGCAGGCCGCCGGCTGGCTCGTCGCACCGATCGATGCCGACCGGCACACCACCGAGCTCACCACCCCCACCGGCCACCACTACCGGTCCACCGCTCCCCCGGTTCTGCTGGGACGAAAACCGCTGAGCCCGATGGAGAAATGCCTCTTCGACACGCTGCGGCAGCAGCAGGCTGCCTGA
- a CDS encoding fumarylacetoacetate hydrolase family protein, translating into MRLGRVATPAGVVFVVIEGDGDDAVAKEIAEQYLSRNPTFTGRSWPMADVRLLAPILASKVICMGKNYAAHAREMGGEAPEDPVIFLKPNTAIIGPGVPIQLPHDANPVHHEGELAIVIERPCKDVPADRAAQYILGYTIANDVSARDQQQKDGQWMRAKGHDTFCPVGPWIETAVDPSDLDIRTEVNGQPRQDSNTAFLLHDVGAIIEWVSAVMTLLPGDLILTGTPEGVGPIEDGDTVAITIEGIGTLSNPVVRKPDPEGKP; encoded by the coding sequence ATGCGCCTAGGACGAGTTGCCACCCCCGCCGGGGTGGTCTTTGTGGTGATCGAGGGTGACGGCGACGACGCCGTGGCCAAGGAGATCGCCGAGCAATACCTGTCTCGCAACCCGACCTTCACCGGTCGCAGCTGGCCGATGGCCGATGTGCGGCTGTTGGCCCCGATCCTGGCCAGCAAGGTCATCTGCATGGGCAAGAACTACGCCGCGCACGCCCGGGAGATGGGTGGCGAGGCACCGGAGGATCCGGTGATCTTCCTCAAGCCCAACACCGCGATCATCGGCCCGGGCGTGCCGATTCAGCTGCCCCACGACGCGAACCCGGTGCACCACGAGGGCGAACTCGCCATCGTCATCGAACGGCCCTGCAAGGACGTGCCCGCCGACCGGGCCGCGCAGTACATCCTGGGCTACACCATCGCCAACGACGTCTCGGCGCGCGATCAGCAGCAGAAGGACGGCCAGTGGATGCGGGCGAAAGGCCATGACACCTTCTGCCCGGTCGGCCCGTGGATCGAGACCGCGGTGGACCCGTCGGATCTGGATATCCGCACCGAGGTCAACGGGCAGCCGCGCCAGGACTCCAACACCGCGTTCCTGCTGCACGACGTCGGCGCCATCATCGAGTGGGTGTCGGCCGTGATGACCCTGCTGCCCGGCGACCTGATCCTGACCGGTACCCCGGAGGGCGTCGGGCCGATCGAGGACGGCGACACCGTCGCCATCACCATCGAGGGCATCGGAACCTTGAGCAACCCCGTCGTCCGCAAGCCAGACCCCGAAGGAAAGCCGTGA
- the gltX gene encoding glutamate--tRNA ligase, with product MTVRVRFCPSPTGTPHVGLIRTALFNWAYARHTGGAFVFRIEDTDAARDSEESYLALLDALRWLGMDWDEGPEVGGPYGPYRQSQRRDSYLEVVQKLLDAGEAYEAYSTAEEVEARHLAAGRNPKLGYDNFDRDLTDAQRAEFRAAGRSPVVRLRMPDADITWTDLVRGQTTFPAGSVPDFALTRGSGDPLYTLVNPVDDAMMKITHVLRGEDLLPSTPRQIALYQALIRIGVAEAVPQFAHLPSVLGDGNKKLSKRDPQSNLFLHRDRGFIPEGLLNYLALLGWSIADDRDLFSLAEMVEAFDVADVNSNPARFDQKKADAINAEHIRRLGAEEFADRLGAYLLAHGHHLDLTPAQFAEAAELVQTRIVVLGDAWPLLKFLDDEHYWIEEKAAAKELSAAAAPVLDATLAALDPVGDWTAEAIEAALREALIEGLELKPRKAFGPIRVAVTGSTVSPPLYESMELLGRDRSLSRLRQARANLPAEQAD from the coding sequence GTGACCGTACGCGTCCGTTTCTGCCCGTCGCCGACCGGCACCCCGCACGTCGGCCTGATCCGCACCGCGCTGTTCAACTGGGCCTACGCCCGGCACACCGGCGGCGCGTTCGTGTTTCGGATTGAGGACACCGACGCCGCCCGGGACAGCGAGGAGAGCTACCTGGCGCTGCTGGACGCGCTGCGCTGGCTCGGCATGGACTGGGACGAGGGCCCCGAGGTCGGCGGACCGTACGGTCCGTACCGCCAGTCGCAGCGCCGCGACTCCTATCTGGAGGTGGTGCAGAAGCTGCTCGACGCCGGCGAGGCCTACGAGGCCTACTCCACCGCCGAGGAGGTCGAGGCCCGGCACCTGGCCGCCGGGCGCAACCCGAAGCTGGGCTACGACAACTTCGATCGGGACCTCACCGACGCCCAGCGGGCCGAGTTCCGGGCCGCCGGCCGCTCGCCGGTGGTGCGGCTGCGGATGCCCGACGCCGACATCACCTGGACCGACCTGGTTCGCGGGCAGACCACCTTCCCGGCCGGGTCGGTGCCGGACTTCGCGCTCACCCGCGGCTCCGGCGACCCGCTCTACACACTGGTCAACCCCGTCGACGACGCCATGATGAAGATCACCCACGTGCTGCGCGGCGAGGACCTGCTGCCCTCGACCCCGCGCCAGATCGCGCTGTACCAGGCGCTGATCCGGATCGGGGTGGCCGAGGCGGTGCCGCAGTTCGCGCACCTGCCCTCGGTGCTGGGCGACGGCAACAAGAAGCTGTCCAAACGGGATCCGCAGTCCAACCTGTTCCTGCACCGCGACCGCGGGTTCATCCCCGAGGGTCTGCTGAATTACCTGGCGCTGCTGGGCTGGTCGATCGCCGACGACCGCGATCTGTTCAGCCTGGCGGAAATGGTGGAGGCCTTCGACGTCGCCGACGTGAACTCCAACCCGGCCCGGTTCGACCAGAAGAAGGCCGACGCCATCAACGCCGAGCACATCCGGCGACTCGGCGCCGAGGAGTTCGCCGACCGACTGGGCGCCTACCTGCTGGCCCACGGCCACCACCTGGATCTGACCCCGGCGCAGTTCGCCGAGGCGGCCGAGCTGGTGCAGACCCGCATCGTGGTGCTCGGTGACGCCTGGCCGCTGCTGAAATTCCTCGACGACGAGCACTATTGGATCGAGGAGAAGGCCGCCGCCAAGGAGCTGTCCGCGGCCGCCGCACCGGTGCTCGACGCCACCCTGGCCGCGCTCGATCCGGTCGGGGACTGGACCGCCGAGGCGATCGAGGCCGCCCTCCGGGAGGCTCTGATCGAGGGGCTGGAACTCAAGCCGCGCAAGGCGTTTGGGCCGATCCGGGTGGCGGTCACCGGCTCCACGGTGAGCCCACCGCTGTACGAGTCGATGGAGCTGCTCGGCCGCGACCGCAGCCTGTCCCGGTTGCGGCAGGCGCGGGCGAACCTGCCCGCCGAACAGGCCGATTAA
- a CDS encoding PPOX class F420-dependent oxidoreductase: protein MGSKQRQQIVMSDDEITDFVTHSRTGTLATVGPDGQPHLVAMWYGIVDGEIWLETKAKSQKAVNLRRDARYTFLIEDGQTYDTLRGVSFEGTAELVDDAEAVFRVGISVWERYTGPYTEELRPAVEMILNKRIGLRLLPTRTRSWDHRKLGLPAMPLSGSTAPQS from the coding sequence ATGGGAAGCAAGCAGCGCCAGCAGATCGTGATGTCCGACGACGAGATCACCGATTTCGTCACCCACAGCCGCACCGGCACCCTGGCCACCGTCGGGCCCGACGGCCAGCCGCACCTGGTGGCCATGTGGTACGGCATCGTCGACGGTGAGATCTGGCTGGAGACCAAGGCCAAGTCGCAGAAGGCCGTCAACCTGCGCCGCGACGCCCGCTACACCTTCCTGATCGAGGACGGCCAGACCTACGACACCCTGCGCGGGGTGTCCTTCGAGGGCACCGCCGAGCTGGTCGACGACGCCGAGGCGGTGTTCCGGGTGGGCATCAGCGTGTGGGAGCGCTACACCGGCCCCTACACCGAGGAGCTCCGGCCGGCCGTCGAGATGATCCTCAACAAGCGGATCGGCCTCCGGCTGCTGCCCACCCGCACCCGGTCCTGGGATCACCGCAAGCTCGGCCTGCCCGCCATGCCGTTGTCCGGCTCCACCGCGCCGCAGTCCTAG